CCGCCACGAACCTCTGGCGCAACGCCGGGGTGCGCACGGGACTCTCGGCGGCCGCGGCGCTGGCGGGGCGGCTCCTGGGAGGGCGCAGGCCCTGATGGGCGCGCCCGACGCCGTCGTGGTGGGGGCGGGCCCCAACGGCCTGGCCGCCGCCGTGGCGCTGGCCCGGCAGGGGCTCTCCGTGGAGGTGCGGGAAGCCGGGGAGACGGTCGGGGGCGGGTGCCGGTCCCGGGAGCTCACCCTGCCCGGGTTCACCCACGACGTGTGCGCCGCGGTCCACCCCCTGGGGGTGAGCTCCCCCTTCCTGCGCCGGCTGCCCCTGGCGGACCACGGCCTGGCCTGGGTGCACCCCCCGGCGCCCCTGGCCCATCCCCTGGACGACGGGACCGCGGTCCTCCTGGAGCGCGACCTCGCGGCCACCAAGGCGGGGCTCGGGCCCGACGCCCGGGCCTGGGGGGAGCTCTTCGCCCCTTTGGCGCAGGCCTGGTTCGACCTCGTGGAGGACCTCCTCGCCCCTCCGCTCCACCGGGTGCGCCACCCCCTGGCCTACGCCCGCTTCGGCCTGCGCGCCCTGCGCTCGGCCCGGGGCCTGGCCGAGGGCCGTTTCCGGGGCGGCCGGGCCC
This window of the Thermodesulfobacteriota bacterium genome carries:
- a CDS encoding NAD(P)/FAD-dependent oxidoreductase, with protein sequence MGAPDAVVVGAGPNGLAAAVALARQGLSVEVREAGETVGGGCRSRELTLPGFTHDVCAAVHPLGVSSPFLRRLPLADHGLAWVHPPAPLAHPLDDGTAVLLERDLAATKAGLGPDARAWGELFAPLAQAWFDLVEDLLAPPLHRVRHPLAYARFGLRALRSARGLAEGRFRGGRA